Proteins co-encoded in one Accipiter gentilis chromosome 5, bAccGen1.1, whole genome shotgun sequence genomic window:
- the LOC126038573 gene encoding keratin, type I cytoskeletal 13-like, producing the protein MSCSIKQTPGSLRGRTSGGSCVIGGGGGGGGARISSVSSGRYTTCGIGGSRGFSGRSYCGGVNYGGGLSTGSLVGGNYGGGLGAAVLGGCSGIGFSGGSARFGGGIGGGLGGGLGIGLGGGVVGGGFAGDGILLSGDEKVTMQNLNDRLASYLDKVRCLEQENADLECRIREWYAKQGPFCEPRDYSCYYKEIEDLQNQIVCATIDNNKIILNIDNSRMTADDFRVKYETELALRQSVEADINGLRQVLDQLTLCRSDLEAQLESLREELCCLKKNHEEEMNCLRKQSTGDVSVEVNACPGPDLRKILEEMRCQYETLIERNRKEVEDWYECKIEEVNREVITSGQEVETCNNQVTELRRQLQALEIDLQAQLSQRDNLESSLAETECRYNNHLAELQSQITCVEQQLADLRAEMECQNQEYKILLDVKCRLEQEIHTYRCLLEGGQQDLIQQGGIGQSSGLGGGVARTSGIGGGGIIRTSHTYTSSAQMPSCAAAEIQVPCRRICD; encoded by the exons ATGAGTTGTAGTATTAAGCAGACACCTGGCTCTCTCAGGGGCAGGACCAGTGGTGGCAGCTGTGTTattggtggcggtggtggtggtggaggagcaCGGATCTCCTCAGTCTCTTCTGGAAGATACACAACTTGCGGGATAGGTGGTAGCCGAGGGTTTTCTGGTAGAAGCTACTGTGGTGGTGTGAATTACGGCGGAGGACTGAGCACTGGCAGTTTGGTTGGTGGAAACTATGGAGGTGGCTTAGGAGCCGCTGTCCTTGGAGGATGCTCAGGCATTGGATTCAGCGGTGGCAGTGCTCGCTTTGGCGGTGGCATTGGAGGTGGCCTTGGAGGTGGCCTTGGTATTGGTCTTGGTGGAGGGGTAGTTGGAGGTGGTTTTGCTGGTGATGGCATTCTTCTTTCTGGTGATGAAAAGGTCACCATGCAGAATCTTAACGACCGTCTGGCTTCTTACCTGGACAAGGTGAGGTGCCTGGAACAAGAAAATGCTGACCTGGAGTGCAGAATCAGGGAGTGGTATGCCAAGCAGGGCCCTTTTTGTGAGCCACGGGACTACAGCTGCTATTATAAAGAAATAGAAGATCTTCAAAATCAG ATTGTCTGCGCAACCATAGACAACAACAAGATCATTTTGAACATCGATAACAGCAGGATGACAGCCGACGACTTCCGAGTGAA GTATGAGACAGAGCTGGCCCTGCGCCAGAGCGTGGAGGCTGACATTAATGGCTTACGCCAAGTCCTGGATCAGCTGACGCTCTGCAGGTCTGACCTGGAGGCACAGCTGGAGTCGCTGCGGGAGGAGCTCTGCTGCCTGAAGAAGAACCACGAGGAG GAAATGAACTGTCTGAGGAAACAATCGACTGGAGATGTGAGCGTGGAGGTCAATGCCTGCCCTGGCCCAGACCTCAGAAAGATCCTGGAGGAGATGAGGTGCCAGTATGAAACACTGATTGAACGCAATCGCAAAGAAGTTGAGGATTGGTATGAGTGCAAG ATTGAGGAGGTGAATCGGGAGGTTATTACAAGCGGTCAGGAGGTAGAGACGTGCAATAACCAAGTCACTGAACTGAGACGCCAATTGCAAGCCCTGGAAATCGATCTCCAGGCTCAGCTCAGCCAG AGGGACAACCTGGAATCCTCGCTGGCTGAGACAGAGTGTCGTTACAACAATCACCTTGCTGAGCTCCAGAGCCAGATCACATGTGTGGAGCAGCAACTGGCTGATCTACGTGCAGAAATGGAATGCCAGAACCAAGAGTACAAGATCCTGCTGGACGTCAAATGCCGTCTGGAGCAGGAGATCCATACATACCGCTGCCTGCTAGAGGGCGGACAGCAGGACCTTAT TCAGCAAGGAGGAATTGGTCAGTCTTCGGGTCTAGGAGGAGGAGTTGCAAGAACTAGTGGAATAGGAGGAGGAGGTATCATTAGAACAAGCCACACTTACACTTCATCTGCCCAGATGCCATCCTGTGCAGCTGCGGAGATACAAG TGCCTTGCAGAAGGATTTGTGATTAA
- the LOC126038582 gene encoding keratin, type I cytoskeletal 19-like, translated as MSCAVRQVITACSQGRSSAGSSAAGSGRKVSSASSGRHAAYDLGGAVGNFSGGSLSEGLLGKQLSAGSAAGGSFGATQRACSTLGFSSGGICTRSVGGGFTRASAGCGDGILFANNEKATMQNLNDRLASYLDKVRLLEGDNADLECKIREWYAKVGPSCEPRDYSCFHKEIEDLQNQILCAAMETNKILLNIDNNRMTADDFRVKYETECGLRQNVDTDICNLRPVLDQLASCKTDLQLQCEALTEEMCCLKTNHEEEMNCLRKQATGDVSVEVNACPGPDLRKILEDLRCQYETLMERNRKETEQWYACKVEEVNLEVITSSQEIESSNKQVTELRRQLQALEINVQAQLTMKENLESSLAETECRYNKYLAELQNQISCVEQRLAEIRAEMECQNQEYKTLLDVKCRLEQEIQTYHCLLEGGQHDIIGPVGRGAPATSAGRGGGLKASLCQPCLP; from the exons ATGAGCTGTGCCGTCAGGCAGGTCATTACTGCCTGTTCCCAAGGCAGAAGCAGCGCgggcagctctgcagctggtAGTGGAAGAAAGgtctcctctgcctcctcaggAAGACATGCTGCCTATGACTTAGGTGGTGCGGTTGGCAATTTTTCTGGTGGCAGTTTAAGCGAGGGATTACTTGGGAAGCAGCTGAGTGCCGGCAGTGCTGCTGGTGGGAGCTTTGGAGCTACCCAGAGGGCTTGTTCTACCCTTGGATTCAGCAGTGGAGGCATCTGCACTCGAAGCGTTGGTGGTGGTTTCACCAGGGCCAGCGCTGGTTGCGGTGATGGGATCTTATTCGCTAATAACGAAAAGGCAACGATGCAGAACCTCAATGACCGCTTGGCCTCCTACCTGGACAAGGTGCGACTCCTGGAGGGAGACAATGCCGACCTTGAGTGCAAGATCAGGGAGTGGTATGCCAAGGTAGGGCCCAGCTGCGAACCACGGGACTACAGCTGTTTTCATAAGGAAATCGAAGACCTTCAAAACCAG ATCCTATGTGCAGCCATGGAGACTAACAAAATCCTTCTGAATATTGATAACAACAGGATGACTGCTGATGACTTCCGAGTGAA GTACGAGACTGAATGTGGTCTCCGGCAAAATGTAGATACAGACATTTGCAACTTACGCCCGGTCCTGGATCAGCTGGCCAGCTGCAAGACCGACCTGCAGCTACAGTGTGAGGCTTTGACTGAAGAGATGTGTTGTCTCAAGACAAACCACGAGGAG GAAATGAACTGTCTGAGGAAACAGGCGACCGGAGATGTGAGCGTGGAGGTCAATGCCTGTCCTGGCCCAGACCTGAGGAAGATCCTGGAGGATCTGAGGTGCCAGTACGAAACGCTGATGGAGCGCAACCGCAAAGAGACTGAGCAGTGGTATGCCTGCAAG GTGGAGGAGGTGAATCTGGAGGTCATCACAAGCAGCCAGGAGATCGAGTCAAGCAACAAACAGGTCACTGAGCTGAGACGTCAGCTGCAGGCCTTGGAAATCAATGTACAAGCCCAGCTCACCATG AAAGAAAACCTGGAATCCTCTTTGGCGGAAACTGAATGTCGCTACAACAAATACCTGGCTGAACTACAGAATCAGATCTCCTGCGTGGAGCAGCGCCTGGCTGAAATACGAGCAGAAATGGAGTGCCAGAACCAGGAATACAAGACCCTCCTGGACGTCAAATGCCGTTTGGAGCAGGAGATTCAGACCTACCACTGCCTGCTGGAGGGGGGACAGCACGACATCAT AGGGCCAGTGGGAAGAGGAGCCCCTGCAACATCAGCTGGAAGAGGCGGTGGGCTTAAAGCCAGCCTGTGTCAGCCATGCCTGCCCTAA
- the LOC126038575 gene encoding keratin, type I cytoskeletal 14 isoform X2, translating to MSTTTVRQYSSSTSLKGFGGLGGGSSRLSSVRVGGGGYRAPSVHGGSYSVSSRIVSGLGSGYGGSYCSSVGGGLGSSFGAGYGAGFGAGFGGGFGGGFGGGDGILPAGEKETMQNLNDRLAAYLDKVRALEEANTDLEVKIREWYKKQGPGPDRDYSPYYRTIEELRNKILAATVENANIVLQIDNARLAADDFRTKFETEQALRLSVEADINGLRRVLDELTLARADLEMQIENLKEELAYLKKNHEEEMNALRGQVGGEISVEMDAAPGIDLTKILAEMREQYESLADKNRRDAEQWFFSKTEELNREVAINTEQLQSGKTEITELRRTIQSLEIDLQSQLSTKAALEGTLADTEARYGTQLAQLQGLITSVEEQLAELRCDMERQNHEYRVLLDVKCRLEQEIATYRRLLEGEDAHISSQYSSAMSSHSGRDVMTSSRQVRTIVEEVQDGKVVSSREQVALTTR from the exons ATGAGCACCACCACTGTCAGGCAatactcctcctccacctccctcaAGGGCTTCGGTGGCCTGGGTGGAGGCTCCAGCAGGCTTTCCTCCGTGCGTGTTGGGGGAGGAGGGTACAGAGCACCCAGCGTCCATGGAGGCAGCTACTCTGTCTCTTCCCGCATTGTCTCGGGGCTTGGAAGTGGCTACGGGGGCAGCTACTGCAGCAGTGTAGGAGGGGGCCTCGGCAGCAGCTTTGGGGCTGGCTATGGGGCTGGCTTTGGGGCTGGCTTTGGAGGTGGCTTTGGAGGTGGCTTTGGAGGTGGCGATGGCATCCTCCCGGCTGGCGAAAAGGAGACGATGCAGAACCTCAACGACCGCCTGGCTGCCTACCTGGACAAAGTGCGTGCCCTGGAGGAGGCCAACACTGACCTGGAGGTCAAGATCAGGGAATGGTACAAGAAGCAGGGACCTGGTCCAGACCGTGACTACAGCCCCTACTACAGGACTATCGAGGAGCTCAGGAACAAG ATTCTTGCTGCAACTGTCGAAAATGCCAACATCGTCTTACAGATTGACAATGCCAGGCTGGCAGCTGATGACTTCAGAACCAA gtTTGAGACGGAGCAGGCTCTGCGCCTGAGTGTGGAGGCTGATATCAACGGCCTGCGCAGAGTCCTGGATGAGCTGACCCTGGCCAGAGCTGACCTGGAGATGCAGATTGAGAACCTGAAGGAGGAGCTGGCCTACCTCAAGAAGAACCACGAGGAG GAAATGAATGCCCTGCGCGGGCAGGTGGGTGGAGAGATCAGCGTGGAGATGGATGCGGCTCCTGGAATCGACCTCACCAAGATCCTGGCTGAGATGAGGGAGCAGTACGAGAGCCTGGCGGACAAGAACCGCAGGGATGCCGAGCAGTGGTTCTTCAGCAAG ACGGAAGAGCTGAACCGGGAGGTGGCCATCAACACCGAGCAGCTTCAGAGTGGCAAGACGGAGATCACAGAGCTACGACGCACCATCCAGAGCCTGGAGATTGACCTGCAGTCCCAGCTCAGCACG AAAGCGGCATTGGAGGGCACCTTGGCTGACACAGAAGCCCGCTACGGCACCCAGCTGGCCCAGCTCCAGGGGCTGATCACCAGCGTGGAGGAGCAGCTGGCTGAGCTGCGGTGCGACATGGAGCGCCAGAACCACGAGTACAGGGTCCTCCTGGACGTCAAGTGCCGCCTGGAGCAGGAGATTGCCACGTACCGCCGGCTCCTGGAGGGCGAGGATGCCCA CATCTCTTCCCAGTACTCCTCTGCTATGTCCTCACACTCTGGCAGAGACG TCATGACATCTTCCCGTCAGGTCCGCACAATTGTTGAGGAGGTGCAGGACGGGAAGGTGGTCTCCTCCCGGGAGCAGGTTGCGCTCACCACTCGCTAG